A genomic stretch from Nerophis ophidion isolate RoL-2023_Sa linkage group LG14, RoL_Noph_v1.0, whole genome shotgun sequence includes:
- the LOC133568399 gene encoding aquaporin-4-like, with the protein MSALQSQGTVRSSNDRAAIGSSSAYSKPAAASSNKMLGFEGIGTMNFWRAVIWEFVATLLFVLFGVGSTMNWFPAGMSNPPPADLVLISLCFGLAIATMVQCFGHISGGHINPTVTLAMLVTRKISLVKGLLYMVAQFVGGIAGAALIFFVTPAANRGALGVCTVHKGLTTGHGVLVELILTFQLVFTIFATCDSKRTDLGGSASLAIGISITIGHLMGIPYTGANMNPARSFGPALVMLKFEDHWVYWVGPILGALLAAILYQYLFCPERDFKPSPSQVIPKDQAGNYREVDKDEHGIKPGSVQTGSVQPVKKKKRTERKDPSNV; encoded by the exons ATGTCGGCTCTGCAGTCCCAGGGCACAGTGCGCAGCTCCAACGACAGAGCGGCGATTGGCTCCTCTTCCGCTTACTCGAAGCCTGCCGCTGCATCCTC GAACAAAATGCTGGGATTCGAAGGAATCGGGACCATGAACTTCTGGAGGGCCGTGATCTGGGAATTCGTTGCCACACTTTTATTTGTGCTCTTCGGCGTTGGCTCCACCATGAACTGGTTTCCAGCTGGGATGTCTAATCCGCCGCCGGCTGACCTTGTCCTTATTTCGCTGTGCTTCGGCTTGGCCATCGCCACCATGGTGCAGTGCTTTGGCCACATTAGTGGTGGACACATCAACCCCACCGTCACCTTGGCAATGCTGGTCACCAGAAAGATCAGCTTGGTGAAAGGGCTACTGTACATGGTGGCCCAGTTCGTGGGAGGCATAGCGGGAGCGGCTCTCATCTTCTTCGTCACACCTGCTGCCAACAGGGGGGCATTAGGCGTCTGCACG GTGCACAAAGGCCTGACTACAGGACATGGCGTACTGGTCGAGCTGATTTTAACCTTTCAACTAGTCTTCACCATCTTTGCTACTTGTGACTCCAAACGGACGGACCTTGGGGGATCTGCTAGCTTGGCCATCGGTATATCTATAACCATCGGGCACTTGATGGGG ATTCCTTACACAGGAGCCAACATGAACCCTGCTCGTTCTTTTGGTCCAGCACTGGTCATGCTTAAATTCGAGGACCATTGG GTGTACTGGGTAGGACCCATCCTGGGTGCCCTCCTTGCTGCCATCCTCTATCAGTACCTGTTCTGCCCGGAGCGTGACTTCAAACCCAGCCCGAGCCAGGTCATTCCAAAGGATCAGGCCGGCAACTACAGGGAGGTGGACAAGGACGAACACGGCATCAAGCCGGGCTCCGTGCAGACAGGCTCTGTGCAGCCTgtcaagaagaagaagagaactGAAAGAAAAGACCCATCCAACGTATGA